A window of Aromatoleum bremense genomic DNA:
GCTGGCACGGAGGATTCGGGAGGGGGCAGGGACCAGCGGCCGGTCCCTGCCGTAGGCGGGCGGCGACCGCGCTGCCGCATCCGGCAGCGCGGCGCTTGCCGCAATGCTTAAGGTATTACGCCGCAGCCAGCGCCTTGGCGAGTTTCGCCTTCAGCCGCTGCGCGGTCTTCTCGGCGCCGACGACGAAGCGGCTGTGCTTGCCACGGGCGACTTCCTCGAGCGCGTCGCGCGCGGTGAACTCGAACGTCACGGCCGGGCCATTGACTTCGGTCACGGTCACGGTGATCTCGATCCACATGCCGAGCAAGGTCGCACCGACGTGGTCGAGTTCGACGCGCGTGCCGACCGAATCCTTGCCCGGCTCGATATTTTCGAGCAGCAGGTCGCGGCAGACGACTTCGATGTCGTACAGCAGGCTCGGCGTCGAGTAGACGCGGCAATCGTCGCCCATGAATCCGATCGTGCGACCGGCATCGATGTCGTAACGCCGCGTCGAGGTCAGGCCGGCTTTCAGAGTCTCGCTCATTTGATTTCCTCCAGTTGTTGCATGTTTTCCAAAGGCAGCCGTCCCGGATGGAGGGCTGCCGCTTTTTCAGCCAAGGCTTACTGATTGCGGTTCTTGATGGCGTCCGCGTTGAGGCGAGCCTCGACGTAGCGGACCAGCGCCCGGGTGCCGCGCCCGCAGTTGCGGAACACGCACACGCCCTGATCCATCAGGCGGGCAGCCATCGCATCGTAGAGGACGCCGCCGTCGACGATGCCGATCACCGGCTTGTCGTTGCGTTCGACCAGCGGCGGCATCAGATGGACCGTGCCCTTCGGGTCCGACAGGTCGAAGCCGGGGCGCAGCGTGCTCGATTCGAGGGCGCGGATCGAGGGCGCGGTCGGGTCGAGACCGACGACGACCGCGTCGATGTTCGGGTCGTCGAGGAAGGCCTGCGTGATCAGCAGGTGCGCCTCGTCGTCAGCGCCGGGATTGATGTCGATCGGGTTGCGCACTTCGACCAGCGCGTCGAGCCGCTTCGCGGCAAGGATCTCCTCGACGCGTTTGACGGTCGCGTCCTCGAGCACGCCCATGTCCAGCGCGAAAGTCTCGGAGACGATCGAATCGGCCATGCCGACGGCCTCGAAACCGGCGCCGCTGATCGCCCCGATGCGTTTGCCGACGGTTTTGTGATGCAGCGCTCCGGCAATGTAGAAGAGATCGTCGAACGTGTTGAAGTCGTCCGCGACGATCGCTCCGGCCTGGCGCAGCACCGACTCGAACAGCACCGGATCGCCGGCGATGGAAGCCGTATGGCCCATGACGCCGCCGGCACCGGCTTCGGTGCGGCCGGACTTGTAGACGACGACCTGCTTGCCGCTGACGACCGCCTTGCGTACCGCCTTGGCGAAATCGAGTCCGTCGCCGTCCTTGAAGCCTTCGATGTAGACGCCGATCGTCTCGATATCCGGCCGTTCGGCGAAGAAACCGAGCATGTCGCCGTGCGTCAGGTCGGTCTGGTTGCCGAGGGCGAGCATGAAGCGCGGGTCGAGCCACGGATTCTGCGACAGCCGCGTGATCATGAACGCGCCGCTCTGGCTCAGCATCACCGAGTTGCGTTCGGGCTTTTTCTGCGGTTTGGGCAGGCGCTCGAGCGGGATGAACCAGGAATCGTAGCCGCCCGGATGCGACACCACGCCGAGGCAGTTCGCGCCGAGGAAGATCGGCCCGCCGTCGGGTCTGCCGTGTGCCGCATTGATGCGCGCCGCGAGCGCCGCGGCCGGTTCCCTGCTCTTCGCCGTCTCGCCGAGGCTGCCGGGAATCAGCATCACCGACTCGACCGCGTCGGTTTCGATGATCTCGTCGACGAGGCCGTACACCGCATCGGCAGCAACCGCGACGATCAAGAGGTCGAGCTTGTGGTCGAGCGCCTTGAGGCTCTCGACGCAGCGCACGCCGTCGATCTCGGTCTCGCCGGGGCGCAGGATCGTCAGTTTTTCCTTCGGATAGCCGCTGCCCATCAGGTTCTTCAGGATGATGCGGCCGAAATTCATGCTCGTCGCCGACACGCCGATGATGCCGATCGACTGGGGATGGATGAGCTTGTCGATCTTGTGCACCGGACGCGGCAGGCGGCCCGCGACCGGGGCGCCGAACTCGAAGCGGGCGCTGCCGACGGTCGGCTTCTTGTTGAACTGCACCGAGTCGAGTTCGAGCGTGCGCAGCACGAACGGCGCCTGCGGGTTGGCCGCGGAATACTCGCGCGCGAGGCCGAGCATCAGGCCGAAGCAGAATTCGAGCACCTGGTCCGGCGGACGGCGTCCGTCACGCTGTGCCAGCGCTGCCATCTTCCGGTACGCGAGCGTGCGCCGGAACAGGCCGAGAAAGTCGGCGGCGTCGGTCAGTTCGACCGAGGCTGAAACGCTCGCGCGGTCCTTGCGGAAATTGTCGCGGTCGAGCTGCGCATCGATGCCGCCCTGCCCTGCGGTGATAACGATGCCGAACTCGCGCGTGTTGTTCAATTCGATGCGAAGATCGACGCCGCCCGGCGTCCCCTCGGCCAACGCGGCGCCGAAGCTCGCAACGAACTTTTCGAGTTCCGCGGCGTTGAGCGCGTCGCGCCCTTCCGATGCCGCCTGCTTGAACAGCTCTCCGGCCACGGCGTTCACCGTCGCGCCCGGATTGAAGGTCGACCGATCGTTCACTGTGCTGTCTCCGTTATCGCCCCGCGGCTTGCCGCACGGCTTTTGTTGGAATTCCCTTCTGCTACCGGTGCCGTATCACACACTCGCCTTCGGCCGCTTGTCGACGACGCGCTTCGCCTTGCCGACCTGCGTGCGCTCGATGCTGTCCGTCTCGAGCACATGGACGTCAGCCGACACGCCGACCGCGCTCTTGATCTCGTGGCGGAGCTCGGTCGCGATCGCGGCGCGCTGGCTCGCACTGAGCACCTCCGACAGGTCGTGGCGCACTTCGGCAAGCACCGTCATCTCGTCCATGTGGTGCTCGCGAGTGATCTGCAGCTGGTAATGGCCACACAGGCATTCATGCTTGAGCAGGATTTCCTCGATCTGCGTCGGGAAGACGTTCACGCCGCGGATGATCAGCATGTCGTCACTGCGGCCGGTGATCTTGCCGATGCGGCGCATCGTCCGCGCGGTCCCCGGCAGCAGCACGGTGAGGTCGCGCGTGCGGTAGCGGATGATCGGCAGCGCTTCCTTCGTCAGCGACGTGAACACGAGCTCGCCCGGTTCGCCGTCGGGCAGCACTTCGCCCGTCTCGGGATCGATGATTTCGGGATAGAAATGGTCTTCCCAGATGTGCGGGCCGTCCTTCGTCTCGATGCATTCGCAGGCGACGCCCGGACCGACGACTTCGGACAGACCGTAGATGTCGATCGCATCGATGCCGAGGCGCGTCTCGATCTCGCGGCGCATCTCGTTGGTCCAGGGTTCGGCGCCGAACACGCCGAGGCGCAGCGACGTCGAAGCCGGATCGATGCCCTGGCGCTGCAACTCGTCGGCGATCGTCAGCATGTATGACGGCGTCGCGAGGATGATCGTCGGGCCGAATTCGCGGATCAGCTGCACCTGTTTCTCGGTGTTGCCACCACCCATCGGGATCACCGCAGCGCCGAGATTCTCGCCGCCGTAATGCGCCCCGAGGCCGCCGGTGAACAAGCCGTAGCCGTAGGAATTCAGGATGATGTCGTTGCGCGTGCCGCCGGCGGCGCGCAGCGATCGGCCCATGACGCCCGCCCACATCGCGATGTCGTTCTTCGTGTAGCCGACGACGGTCGGAAGACCGGTCGTGCCGGACGAGGCGTGCACGCGCACGATCTCGCTCATCGGCACCGCGAACATCCCGTAGGGGTAGTTCTCGCGCAGCGCCGATTTCGTCGTGAAGGGGAAACGGGCGAGATCGGACAATTGCTTCAGGTCGGACGGATGCACGCCGGCCGCGTCGAAAGCGGCGCGGTAATGGGGCACGTTGTCGTATGCGTGCTGCAGCGACCATTTCATCCGTTCGAGCTGCAGCGCGGCAAGTTCCTCGCGGCTCGCCTTCTCGATCGGTTCCAGTTCGTCACCTGCCGGGGGGCGCCCCGACTCCCAGTCTTGTCTAGCCGCCATGGGCTTGCTCCGAAAAACGTTGTACGAATTTTGCATTTTCCACGACCTTCCCCTGAATATGCTCGATCTGCGCGGGGCTGAGGTGGCGGAAGCGTCCCATGGCCTTGAGATAGTCGGTGACCGGCAGGGGGTCGTCGACGGGGCGGGTGAAGTTGAGGCCCTCGCCCGGGGTGA
This region includes:
- a CDS encoding thioesterase family protein; amino-acid sequence: MSETLKAGLTSTRRYDIDAGRTIGFMGDDCRVYSTPSLLYDIEVVCRDLLLENIEPGKDSVGTRVELDHVGATLLGMWIEITVTVTEVNGPAVTFEFTARDALEEVARGKHSRFVVGAEKTAQRLKAKLAKALAAA
- a CDS encoding CoA-binding protein gives rise to the protein MNDRSTFNPGATVNAVAGELFKQAASEGRDALNAAELEKFVASFGAALAEGTPGGVDLRIELNNTREFGIVITAGQGGIDAQLDRDNFRKDRASVSASVELTDAADFLGLFRRTLAYRKMAALAQRDGRRPPDQVLEFCFGLMLGLAREYSAANPQAPFVLRTLELDSVQFNKKPTVGSARFEFGAPVAGRLPRPVHKIDKLIHPQSIGIIGVSATSMNFGRIILKNLMGSGYPKEKLTILRPGETEIDGVRCVESLKALDHKLDLLIVAVAADAVYGLVDEIIETDAVESVMLIPGSLGETAKSREPAAALAARINAAHGRPDGGPIFLGANCLGVVSHPGGYDSWFIPLERLPKPQKKPERNSVMLSQSGAFMITRLSQNPWLDPRFMLALGNQTDLTHGDMLGFFAERPDIETIGVYIEGFKDGDGLDFAKAVRKAVVSGKQVVVYKSGRTEAGAGGVMGHTASIAGDPVLFESVLRQAGAIVADDFNTFDDLFYIAGALHHKTVGKRIGAISGAGFEAVGMADSIVSETFALDMGVLEDATVKRVEEILAAKRLDALVEVRNPIDINPGADDEAHLLITQAFLDDPNIDAVVVGLDPTAPSIRALESSTLRPGFDLSDPKGTVHLMPPLVERNDKPVIGIVDGGVLYDAMAARLMDQGVCVFRNCGRGTRALVRYVEARLNADAIKNRNQ
- the paaK gene encoding phenylacetate--CoA ligase PaaK, yielding MAARQDWESGRPPAGDELEPIEKASREELAALQLERMKWSLQHAYDNVPHYRAAFDAAGVHPSDLKQLSDLARFPFTTKSALRENYPYGMFAVPMSEIVRVHASSGTTGLPTVVGYTKNDIAMWAGVMGRSLRAAGGTRNDIILNSYGYGLFTGGLGAHYGGENLGAAVIPMGGGNTEKQVQLIREFGPTIILATPSYMLTIADELQRQGIDPASTSLRLGVFGAEPWTNEMRREIETRLGIDAIDIYGLSEVVGPGVACECIETKDGPHIWEDHFYPEIIDPETGEVLPDGEPGELVFTSLTKEALPIIRYRTRDLTVLLPGTARTMRRIGKITGRSDDMLIIRGVNVFPTQIEEILLKHECLCGHYQLQITREHHMDEMTVLAEVRHDLSEVLSASQRAAIATELRHEIKSAVGVSADVHVLETDSIERTQVGKAKRVVDKRPKASV